In Calonectris borealis chromosome 22, bCalBor7.hap1.2, whole genome shotgun sequence, one genomic interval encodes:
- the NKIRAS2 gene encoding NF-kappa-B inhibitor-interacting Ras-like protein 2 isoform X3, with product MGKSCKVVVCGQASVGKTSILEQLLYGNHVVGSEMIETQEDIYVGSIETDRGVREQVPRSPSSGWSSSRRRLTSPKTRKRSPSWFWATSVTCRSSAGWTMTQPSTGPRARR from the exons ATGGGGAAGAGCTGCAAGGTGGTTGTGTGCGGCCAGGCCTCCGTCGGGAAAACTTCTATCCTGGAGCAGCTTCTGTACGGGAACCATGTGGTGG GCTCCGAGATGATCGAGACCCAGGAGGACATTTACGTGGGCTCCATTGAGACAGACCGGGGGGTGCGCGAGCAGGTGC CAAGGAGTCCTTCAAGCGGGTGGAGCTCCTCAAGAAGGAGATTGACAAGTCCAAAGACAAGAAAGAG GTCACCATCGTGGTTTTGGGCAACAAGTGTGACCTGCAGGAGCAGCGCCGGGTGGACCATGACGCAGCCCAGCACTGGGCCAAGGGCGAGAAGGTGA
- the NKIRAS2 gene encoding NF-kappa-B inhibitor-interacting Ras-like protein 2 isoform X1, translating to MGKSCKVVVCGQASVGKTSILEQLLYGNHVVGSEMIETQEDIYVGSIETDRGVREQVRFYDTRGLRDGLELPKHCFSCTDGYVLVYSTDSKESFKRVELLKKEIDKSKDKKEVTIVVLGNKCDLQEQRRVDHDAAQHWAKGEKVKLWEVSVADRRTLIEPFIYLASKMTQPQSKSAFPLSRKNKGSGSMDG from the exons ATGGGGAAGAGCTGCAAGGTGGTTGTGTGCGGCCAGGCCTCCGTCGGGAAAACTTCTATCCTGGAGCAGCTTCTGTACGGGAACCATGTGGTGG GCTCCGAGATGATCGAGACCCAGGAGGACATTTACGTGGGCTCCATTGAGACAGACCGGGGGGTGCGCGAGCAGGTGCGCTTCTACGACACGCGGGGCCTGCGGGACGGCCTGGAGCTTCCCAAGCACTGCTTCTCCTGCACGGACGGCTACGTGCTGGTCTATAGCACTGACAGCAAGGAGTCCTTCAAGCGGGTGGAGCTCCTCAAGAAGGAGATTGACAAGTCCAAAGACAAGAAAGAG GTCACCATCGTGGTTTTGGGCAACAAGTGTGACCTGCAGGAGCAGCGCCGGGTGGACCATGACGCAGCCCAGCACTGGGCCAAGGGCGAGAAGGTGAAGCTGTGGGAGGTGTCTGTGGCTGACCGGCGTACGCTGATCGAGCCATTCATCTACCTGGCCAGTAAGATGACGCAGCCACAAAGCAAGTCTGCTTTTCCCCTGAGTCGCAAGAACAAGGGCAGCGGATCCATGGATGGCTGA
- the NKIRAS2 gene encoding NF-kappa-B inhibitor-interacting Ras-like protein 2 isoform X2: MIETQEDIYVGSIETDRGVREQVRFYDTRGLRDGLELPKHCFSCTDGYVLVYSTDSKESFKRVELLKKEIDKSKDKKEVTIVVLGNKCDLQEQRRVDHDAAQHWAKGEKVKLWEVSVADRRTLIEPFIYLASKMTQPQSKSAFPLSRKNKGSGSMDG; encoded by the exons ATGATCGAGACCCAGGAGGACATTTACGTGGGCTCCATTGAGACAGACCGGGGGGTGCGCGAGCAGGTGCGCTTCTACGACACGCGGGGCCTGCGGGACGGCCTGGAGCTTCCCAAGCACTGCTTCTCCTGCACGGACGGCTACGTGCTGGTCTATAGCACTGACAGCAAGGAGTCCTTCAAGCGGGTGGAGCTCCTCAAGAAGGAGATTGACAAGTCCAAAGACAAGAAAGAG GTCACCATCGTGGTTTTGGGCAACAAGTGTGACCTGCAGGAGCAGCGCCGGGTGGACCATGACGCAGCCCAGCACTGGGCCAAGGGCGAGAAGGTGAAGCTGTGGGAGGTGTCTGTGGCTGACCGGCGTACGCTGATCGAGCCATTCATCTACCTGGCCAGTAAGATGACGCAGCCACAAAGCAAGTCTGCTTTTCCCCTGAGTCGCAAGAACAAGGGCAGCGGATCCATGGATGGCTGA
- the ZNF385C gene encoding zinc finger protein 385C — MDPVQKAVISHTFGVPAPLKKKQFISCNICHLRFNSANQAEAHYKGHKHARRLKAIEAMKNKQKAAGAVAVAAGRDSAADFAPSPEGSGEPGSAAQANGLQEPEGECSSLGLTPSAEESPAELPGSVAPLGSPLASELSEGTSDATSMASSATQAAEAQAAESGSSVSSAPESEKEGKKSKQHLYCPTCKVTVNSLSQLEAHNTGAKHKSMLEGHGTQVRRGRGKLLSRAGHKAKRIGNKGSINIQNKAFHCQVCEIYVNSETQLKQHMSSRRHKDRLAGKPPKPKYSPYNKLQKNAALAVSILKSKLALQKHLTKTLATRFLPSPLTAAAVCAMPGPLALRPAAATTLFQAPILGPALFRTPPAHVRTTPGPIVFAPY, encoded by the exons aTGGACCCGGTGCAGAAGGCGGTGATCAGCCACACCTTCGGCGTGCCCGCCCCGCTCAAGAAGAAGCAGTTCATCTCCTGCAACATCTGCCACCTGCGCTTCAACTCTGCG AACCAGGCAGAAGCCCACTACAAGGGCCACAAGCACGCACGGAGGCTGAAAGCCATCGAGGCCATGAAGAACAAGCAGAAGGCGGCGGGGGCTGTGGCGGTGGCTGCCGGCCGGGACAGCGCGGCCGACTTCGCCCCCAGCCCCGagggcagcggggagcccggcagcGCAG CTCAAGCCAACGGCCTGCAGGAGCCGGAGGGTGAgtgcagcagcctggggctgaCACCCAGCGCCGAGGAGTCGCCTGCGGAGCTGCCGGGCAGCGTCGCCCCGCTGGGCTCCCCGCTGGCCTCGGAGCTGTCGGAGGGCACCTCGGACGCCACCAGCATGGCCTCCTCGGCCACCCAGGCAGCCGAGGCGCAGGCAGCCGAGTCAGGCAGCAGCGTCAGCTCGGCCCCCGAGAGcgagaaggaggggaagaagagcaaaCAGCACCTGTACTGTCCCACCTGCAAAGTGACCGTCAactccctgtcccagctggaggcTCACAACACCG GCGCCAAGCACAAGTCGATGCTGGAAGGTCACGGCACCCAGGTGCGGCGAGGCCGGGGCAAGCTCCTCTCCCGGGCAGGGCACAAGGCCAAGCGGATCGGCAACAAGGGCAGCATCAACATCCAGAACAAGGCGTTTCACTGCCAAGTGTGCGAGATCTACGTGAACTCGGAGACCCAGCTCAAACAG CACATGAGCAGCCGGAGGCACAAAGACAGGCTGGCGGGGAAGCCGCCCAAGCCCAAGTACAGCCCCTATAACAAGCTGCAGAAGAATGCTGCCCTCGCAGTGAGTATTCTCAAG tcCAAGCTGGCTTTGCAGAAGCATCTCACCAAAACCCTGGCGACCCGCTTCCTGCCGAGCCCGCTCACCGCAGCCGCCGTCTGCGCCATGCCTGGCCCCCTCGCCCTGAGACCAGCCGCTGCCACCACCCTCTTCCAAGCCCCGATCCTCGGACCAGCCCTTTTCCGAACGCCGCCAGCCCACGTCCGCACCACGCCGGGCCCCATCGTCTTTGCGCCCTACTAG